Below is a window of Plasmodium chabaudi chabaudi strain AS genome assembly, chromosome: 10 DNA.
AAAGGAAATTAGTAGTAACACACCAGATGgggataataaaaatattatgctaaataaaattttgaataaacaacaaaaaataattaatgaaGCAATAAATTCTATACAAATaggaattaaaaatttgacACAATTAACCTTAACAGAAAGACATTATTTTACTATTCGAAATAAGAATACTAAGAAAAAGGTTCTATATAAAGATATGTTATATAATGAAGATTCAACAGATGTAAGTTCTTGTTATTTTTCTAGTGGTGATGATGATATTAGcggtataaataatgattcagaaataaaaagtcAATTAGATTTTTTGAGCaaagatgataataaaaaaaatgaagataccgtaaataattttagaaAGAGTGAAATGCAACTAAacgattattattattacacaTATGACCCAAGGCTACTAGTATTtgaatatacaaataatttagttataagaaaaaaacaagtaagaatgataaaaaaattaaaacgcgattttttaaaaaacagAAAACAGTTTTGTTATCAAATGATTATGGGGGGTGGAAAAACAACAGTATTATCTcctttatactttttaatattttcaaactATTTCTTAGTATTTAATATGTGTCCCCAATCATTAATACACTTTACTATCAGTACCTTTAGATCTAGATTTTCttcaattataaaaaaaaatattttttattttaattttagtaGATATAACAATATTACTACAgatttatatgtaaatttatGCAGTGcattagaaaataaatatattttagtaACAACTCCGACATGTAtaaaatcattatttttaaaggtTATTTCAACAATACAAGatttgaataatattaaaacaattGACATGATTAAGCAAAAGGCAAAAGCACACATTACAGATGTATTAACCAAATTTTTAGGTCttcaaaatgaagaaaataatgctAATACTGCAACGAATAATACTAGTTACGTTTTAGGCTCAGCTAATTCTACAATGGCAAAACGAGCAAATACAATTAATAATACTCAAGTGTCGAAAATTAACGAAAATACATCATCAGCTGCTGATTAtaatatgttaaaaaaacaacttGATTTATGCATAAGAattatagatatattaaataaaagtattttattaattgatGAAATAGATAACGTTTTACATCCATTAAAAAGTGAATTACATTGGCCATATGGAGCCAATAGAGATATTGATTTAGTTAATGTTGTAAGGAATTTTACAGATGTATTTATGAATAACccttatttaaaatttttatatgataaaaaaaatgataatgttGATATTagaaatgtaaaaatagcTATTAGTAATTCAGGAAAGGCAGTCAGCAATTTAGTTAACAATATTAGACATTTGAAAAGagaagaagaaataaaagaaagaggatgggataaaaaaaatgaaagagATTTTCACGGAGGTGCATTAAATACTTTTAGTGGATATAAAACTAATTATGATGGAGAAAATAGTTGGAATATTGAAAAtcgaaacaaaaaaatgattgaTGGAAAAATAGATAGTcatgattattatattgattCTAATAGCCCTTATAATATTCACAAACGTGATgatataatgaattataaCAGTATGAGCAATGTTGAAAATATCCATTCTGGAAATGCAGTAAATGCATTTAGAATGTTAAAAGGTGGCAATTCCCAGTatgatagtaataatacatCTTATGCACATATAGATTTAAGTTTATTCAGATACAAACTAAGCTGGGTATTAAttgattttttcttttatccaataaataaaaaattaactaTGCCAATGAATGTCCAATTTAATACTAATACAGATTATATTGATGAATTActtaaaatgtttaataaagaaatagaaaatgGAATAAAATCGCATGATATATCTATAATACctcattttcatataattaactTTAAATGgtatgataatattatcTGGATACTAGCTAGATATGTATACTATTTTCTGTTATCGTATAAGATTACTGGTATTAGTCAAAAGGATATAGAGTCTTATTTGTGTATGCCTTTATGTATAggatataatgaaataggAGAAAAACAGCAAGGGaaagaaacaaatttaaGTAATTCTACTATAAGAagattattaaatattaaaaaaataaataataaaaattgtaatataGATGTTAACAATTTACATGACACCgatttgaatatattatcaagtAATTaccatattaaaatttttgataaaataaatcaattagaatatgttttttgtaaaatgtTAAATTTAGCgcgtttatatattaatggtATTCTTCCTTTTGTTTTCtcgaaaataaatactGTACATTATGGTATATTATCAGtagaacaaataaataagtgtcaaattattatgagCAAAAGTCGCTACTTTTTAGCTGTACCATATATAGGCAAAGATACACCATCACCTATGTCtgaatatacaaatattgaTGTAGTTGTTTCCCTCACAATTTTATCATACAGATATCAAGGAATGAgatattttgattttattctttctctaaaaaatattctctATAATTATTCTTTAGAAAAAGATTATGACCATGTTGTAAGCGACTCAGAGGACGGCTCTTTGTATTCAGATGTGGGACTTGAAACAGATAGCAATGAAACTAGTACTGTTGAAAGAACTGATAGCAGTAAAGAAGATGATATGTTTGTTAATGGATCTccgaaaaaaaagaaaatatctGAAAAGgataaaaaatcatttacgagtaaaaataaaattggaaataaaaaaaaacatataaaacacggaaaaaatgaaataaaaaatatgtattatttatacaaagaaataatagaaTCAAGCGGAGctaaaattcaaaaaactaaaaaagacataaataatagtagGTTCTTTctatatgataataatctaaaaagtaaaaaagaaagcaAGGGAATCAATTTAGGAAATTATGTTGATAGCTTAGATAAGCTTgatttaaatgataaagaaaatttatattatttgtataatttaaCACGTAAAAATACACTACTAATTAGTTACTTCTTACTTGGTATtatattagaaaaatatataaaacatacTGAAAAACAATTGTCATCAAACTCTCAAGATTTAACaaataatgttttatttaaatatgtagtAGGATATAGTGGAACAagtaatgatatattacctgaagaaattcaaaaatgtaaatatgaaaaaagaacCATTGGatctatattaaatattattaataatacaaatattgttaatttcatttttttacctTCGAAATTTACACCTatagaaattataaaaagtttaagatattcaaaaataaaatttaacaGTTTGATCGATACAGgctatttaattaataatatatcgGCGAAAAAAGTCgcttattatattttgcaaTATGTTGATTATATTGATTgttgtgtatatatagaaaatggaAAGCATATGTGTATGTTACCaatgaaaaagagaaaaagaagaaatacTGACagaaaaaggaaaagaactaaaaaagggaatcaaaaaaatgataatggaattatttttgatgGTCAAAGTAGCTCTTCTTATGCTCATGATAGAGATAATACAAATGACGAAAATGAGAAAAAAGatgaaagaaatatttcGAGTAATACACAAGGAGATATTGGCAAAAATGGTAAAAAAAgtgataaaacaaaaaataagactcgaagtaaaaaaaataaaaatatagccaCAAATTCTAAAATAGATGATAAGCTTAATTTCAATGTTGAAATAATTCCTTTACAAGATTGTTATGTCccgattaaaaaaagatttatttattttgatcaTATAAACACATTTGGGCAGgatataaaacaatatgtAAATGCAAATAGTTTGGTAACAGTAAATATAGGAAATGATATTTCATCTTTTAGTCAGGGTGTTTTCCGTTTAAGATCGATCGGAATGaaccaaaaaatattttttatgatacCTTTATGTTTAGTTAAacttatgaatataaatacaaactTATTCAAAGatcatattataaataatagtaataaacaAACTAAAGATATGGGTGActttatatatgattatGATGTATATGATAATGAGCAAATATTCGAAagattcaaaaaaaataataaaaatataattgaaatgtgtaataaaaattatagtgAAGACAGCCAAACCGAATCTGAACAAAATTCAGGAAGTGAGGATAGTATTAATGGAAGTATAGAAGATGATGGTGATGATAATTATCATAGTAATAAGGGAAATGACATACAAAATAGTAAGACTAAAAAAGAAGGCGGTACCTCAAATAATGAAAGAAAAACAGAGGAGAAAGAacatattgaaaaaaaagatacagaagatgaagaatatatgtatatgattGATTGCTATAatagcatatttttaaatgaaaatgaaaaaagaaatgttttaaaagaattaacacattatttaattttaaacaacattaataataacataaaaCAAGGTGAATTATTATGTGTACACAgtattgttaatataataaaaaagaaaagtataaaaatgttaattgataattatataaatataggggtattaaattataaagaatatttagatatatttaatacaaGTATAGATTTTGATATTCAAATACATGTTCCATCAAAAAGTAGTTCTCTTTTATGTATCATCCAACTTATTGAAAACTTCAAAAGTATATTTACTAAAGAAGatgaattttatattcaagACATAATATATCGATACTTTTCTTTACATTATGATTTTTCTAATAAAACAATGTTTATGTATTTTGACGCTTTTTTCCCTCgagaaaattttatgaaagtCAATTTTGCTCAAATTACATTAGATCTGTTTGAAAagctgaaaaaaataaaaaaagaaaactcAGTGTTggcttttaaaaaatcgtATAAAAATACCAACAACCAGTTAGTGAATATTGGGGATGATGGAAATGATGATTCTATGGACAACAATTTATTCAGTATGGAAAATGAGcaagaaaaggaaaaagaaaaagagaaagaaaaggaaaaagaaaaggagaaggagaaagaaaaagaaaaggaaaaagaggaagaaaaaattgcaGGTgatcagaaaaaaaaaaatgtaaaatataaaaaagatgaatataaattatatagatGGACAATGGATGATATAAATGCAGATTTATTCGGTGCAAATCCTAAATCTATGAAAAATgatgtaaataatttaaaccaaaataataaaggtGGAATCTCTTCTTTGGTAAATCCAAAAATTGCAGAAACATTCAAAAAATTGAGTGATAATAGTAGTCCATTATTTGTGcctttaaataaaatatgtgtcAATGATATGTATCTTAATTTCCCGTCTTATGTTTATGTGtccaaaaattttataaattctgATTCTATTGatacgaaaaaaattaaaaaattaaaaaatgtgttgGTAGTAATAGAATgtgttaataataataatgaaaacgaaaataatacaaatacaaataagAACAATAATTATGACATATATGCAGAAAaggatatattaaaaaatgtctggaatatattacaagaagataatatagatgaaatagtaaatattttagatATAAATCCATTTAGATATTCTTATGATTTATCAAAACTTTTATCTTATTATATagagaataataaaaataataataagttCAACATTTTCTCAACtgttttagaaaaattagaattatattttagtaacacaaataaaaagtacATTATTATCAGCTTGCAAGAAGCAGAAACATTGagatattatattcataaaagaatgaattatgaaaaagttCGAAACGGATTAATGGGTATATCTGGAACAAACTACCGTcgaatgaataaaaaaattgaaataaattttgacaataattttatggGTATGAATAATCAATTAAAACAAGGATCATATAGTAATGCTCAAAttctaaaaaatgaaaacattGATCATATAAGTAAGccaaatatgaaaaataatgaaaatgatccattatttgatatatttaaggACACAAGTAAAAttgaaatgaataataatatggatGCTAATAAATTAACTGTTGAACTTGAGGGTTGTATAAAGGATGAAATTGCACAGGAAAATAGTATTCTGAGTCAAGGCTGGGGAATAGACAATAATTTTGGAAGTATAAGTttaaatgatgatattGAAATGATCGATTTAGGAAAAGAATCTATCCAACCAAATCTAGGGGGTGAAGGATCCACTGGATTTATGGAtgatttctttttaaatgataacaaagttgaaaatagtaaaaaaaaaaatgataataatatatacgaAAAAAGTATGTCAAATTTAGAATTACTAGTAGATacatatgaaaaagaaaaagctTGTGCTATATTTGAGGAAATGAATCCATTTAAAGATGTAAGTATTAATCTGTATAACTACCATTTCTGGTTTACTCCTATCGAAATAactgatgaaaataatttgagaaaatatttatcaagACAAATACAAATAGTGTACAGTgtatgtaaattttttaactctgatagaaaatttattgaTGCACatgttaatttattattacaatatttaaattttaacgCACCAAAACATcgaattaattatttcaatGAACTATATCTATTAAGAAGAATTATGaaagataatttaaataagaGCTATAAGAATTTAGgaaaaaacattattattcCAAAACAAATTGAATTAGAAATTGTTgaaaagaaattatttgaaagtaatggtgatatatatatgtttaaaataatgcaaCAAACAGTTagacaaattttaaaaaaaaaacaattaacACTGCAAgaaatttttgataaagacttagattatatatgtaatgtacaagacataaaaattttatttgaatttttaaatattcatgaTAAAAAGCTAGTTAatgtattatttgatattttaGGAACAAATATATCTTTGCAAGAATTATGTTATTCTCTGAATCCAATTgagcatataaaaaaatcagaTTGCCATAAAGATATACCTAATGATGATACAAAAAGGTatactaataataattttatgaaagAAATTGATAAATGTTTGAAGAATTTAAGATTTTCTTTAACTGaacatacatattttaaggCAATATGGTCAGGAAATATTTCAAACCAACGAATTGCTCAAAATAGCAGCAGTAAAATACCAAAACCAATGAGTAACGAAACTgattcttttaaatattcacaTAATGAATCaccaaataatttatatgcaaTGAATACATTTtctaacaaaaataatctaCAAAATATTAGCAATAAAGAggatataataaagaaatatgaTGAATTCTACATATACGAAGCTGAAAATACAGACCCAAAAGATAGAGGAATGATGAGCaaaaacaaacaaaaaataattctagGACATTATGCGTCAAATAAACCTACAGATAATACCTTTGCAATACTTGAAGTTACAGATATATCTATAAATAGTATGTACACAAGTGCTTATGCTCaagatattttaaatttattatttccatttccaaaaaaatatatattattatggcACGAAGAttattctttaaaaaatgtagacGAATGTTTGCATATATGGAAGCCCATATTATCATCGTctcatttttcaaatacaACATTTTTAGGATTTATAGCAACTACAGGTCCTGAACAACCTGCcctaaataaaattagagCAATACCTAAATCGTTGGttaaaagtataaaaaaacaaatgtaCACAACGTTTTACGAAGATAacaacattattattaacaattcTGGCTTTCTGAATTCCTTGAACTTTCAATTTTCTAGTAAGATAAATGAAACATTGCATGGGGAAATTATAATAGTGTGATGATAGTgcatatttacatttattcgaaataaaattgtttcaattttatccaattttacataatttttaggCGGATTTGATCTTCAAAAATACGAAGAACTTGTGTTCCCAAACTTCTCCTTAAGTATCGtagaaaaagtaaaaaaaataaaatacgcAAACGACGACATTTTCAATTTATGggaaaatgataaacaaGTTCAAGATGACGATGATGAGTCCAATGAATGGGAAGTAATACCCCAATGTTTTTAATcctttacataaaaaactaattaatgaaaaaatacataattaaattttattaagcTTCTTTTAACTACATTCACGTTTATGTATAGTagctttatttattttcgttttattttatattaaaaaaacttacacaataaaatattaataaaagaaatatttataaacaaaaatataattatatcacACATTTCGTTTTACACGAATTAAAGGAATAAAACTGGTATATACGAGGAAAAGATATACCAATATTTTGGAGcaaaaaatcatattttttgccAAATGAACGGAaactaattttattattatactttTGAACTTCTTCAAAATTAATGTTGCATAAGAATGCAGACACGAAATAGATACTACATATACAATACCAATGtgttaattttatagaaaTTAGGAAAAGCATAAGATTTATTAAACCTATTAGTGAAAGCACAGATATTCAGggcttttattttatagagGCTAAACTGATtaaccattttttttattaatcaAGTGTAAtgttacaattttttttgaaaactATGTAAGTTTcccttttatttaaataaggagaattatattttatctatTAAAAGGTTTAACAACgagttataaaataatgaattatattttttttggatcgtgtttattaattattaaaaatgataaaaaaaagcacATTCATTttgcatgtatatataataatattatgtatacatttatatataatgtacaTAATGggtatttattatattaaaaatattattgtgAATATTGGCCTATTATCCTTTtgatattttcatttgatacaaaataatatgtatatgtatttgTTTAACTTCTCTTTTTCTTATCCATTTTACgtttgtaaaataataattcatctCCTTCAATAATGTAACCATCTGCTTTACCACATTGTCCGGGTCTGCTACTAATGCAAGCTAAAACTCTTCCTTGTTTAAATTGTTCAAGTAAAGCTGGGTCGATTTGTTTTGCTtttcctatttttttaattactggatatgtttttttatccttttcttcttcattagtttcttctttttgttCTTCAGtgttttcttcttctttaCCTTCTTCCTCTTTtgatttctttttcttacCAAGGGTAACACCAAATGTATTTTCATACCTGCAttcaatttataaaaagatatatacatcatattatagttttttcatttaattagTTTTCAGTATATTAGagagaatatatatgcatatataatttataaattaaaggGTTGGAACAGTAAAACATGCACATATATgtgctattttttttttcagtcGGTAATTCcagctaaaaaaatatattgtttcttcaaattttttttcagaaacaaatatataatatattcttatcatcattaaaaaaaaatttaccCCCAACcataaaattaagaaaCACAAAATGGATTTtattcacattttttttattatttagtaataattttttttcacttacCAAGCTGTAAATGGGTGAGAATCAATTAAAACGATACAATTTTTGACTAATGTTTTAGTTCTAACTAATTCGTTATTTGATGCATTGTAAACAACATCAATAATTCTTGTCATTTTAGAAATTCCAAAAGCAGGCCATGAAAAACTACCAGAATCTAACTTAATTGCACGATActtgtaattttttcctCTTCCTCTAACAACATGAACTTGCCTGCTACCTAACTTGGTATTTGAAGGTGGTCTTCCTAATTCATACTTTCTCTTCTTTTTATGAATCTTTTTCTTACCACCAGTTAAACGAAGTTTGTGTCTTCCATCTCTGCTAATACCCATctgtttcaaaaaataaacaaaaatatgcatgattataataaataatatacatcgttagcacacacatatatatatataaagaggtatctatatataatgcaaaTTGGTATAAAAAATCGATCTCATATATCAGTTATAGCTATTTTTAAAGagtatatgtatatgcttAGAGAGAATAGGTATTCTCAAAAACATATACGGTatccatataataatacatatgcaCTAATCATTCAAGCATATGCTTATGTAggcataaattattatatatatgagcGTACTctcatatatatagctaTTCATTTGTTGTAAATTTTCCgttcataaaataacatGCATGCATacaagaaaaatatatatgtgtaatacatatttatttgttcctccccttatttataaattataataattaaaaagaggaaacaatttttactattcatacttttatatagactaatgaaattaaaaatgatattgaaaaaaaacttcAGGTAAggatattaaatataaaacgagcatatgaaaaatcatataagatatactatattattctatattatagttacatatatataaacattgaattatattttatataacacTATTcattcataaatatgtatattttcatttggtATACAATTACATGTATCATagttattttgttatataaaatatatatggtatataaatatcattcttatgtttaattataatttcttaCCTTTTCAAATTTTCACAAGtggaattatatataattcttatgttttaattattatatcttttgAAATCCTTTAAATtggaaaatgaaataaattcattattttaaaataggaATAATtctttgtatattttacaaaaaaaattgttaattttttttataatttttttttattattaaactATAAAGAATTtcttataatattcattattatgcttaaataataaatacattttatgagcactattttttttgataaataaatttaaaaaaataagtatatgggtaaataagcaaaataacaaaattgggtgtatataataataaataagtagcttatataattttgagaATATCTATATAGAAATATCCAAAAagggaatatatatatgtatggaatatatattaataatatgcattgCATATGTTGCTAATGTATAatgtaattattataaagagCATATTGCATTTCcctttttattctttataatattttcttatatatattgcttTTCCTTTGGGCGTTGTGTTTTTGTTTgcttattaataataaataataccgcaaaaatataatatgcatatattaatttttctttatattttaagcCATTTTTTACGTAAATTTAGTAGCGGCAGCAGTAACTTGAGGGGGTTATAAGTTCCCTTTATTTTATaggcatatataaataaatataatacgtatataaaataaatagtatatatatatggccaaaaaaaaaggctatatttctatatactttttttagtattaaaattgtgaaaaaaattaattcaaaaaatatattttaatcaaagttttataataaaaaaatatataataaaataatattttccatattttggCTATtcaaagttaaaaaaaaaattataaaggaaaatatgGGTTTGGTACATAAAACAATATGATATGGCCtatgtgtattttttttcatgtggatgtttatatttagctttttttgttcttttgttaaatcatgattaaaagaaattcataatatttgaaaaataaaaaaaaaatagttactTAAAACCCCAAAACGGATAATGtggaaaatatacaaaaatatgtatttatatatttcatcataATCCTCGTAGAATGGGGTGGcatatgaacaaaattattGGTTTAATAAATGCATATGTTGTAATtgtatgtttatatttttgtttagataaattaatataatcacTATTGTTATTTATCTCATGTATTTCTTTAACTTatgaatttaaaagaaatattataccacatgatgattatattatatatgatatagaTCAATATAGATtgttttattgttattCACAATTTATgtgttttaatttattttagtatgcaaatattaaaattatacagTTTTATAACTTTACAAATGCGGGTATTCGCATCAAATTgaaacaaaacaaaaaaataataaagtaaaaataaaagatagcaaaaataaaagatagcaaaaatattaataaacatgataaaacaatatagtATGAAaagcataatatataacaacTTCGTGAATATGCTtatcttatttttatataactcAAACAAATGTAATTACATTgacatttttgttttggtTCTCAAGATCCAAAAAATTAGGTGATGAAACAATAGCTGtattatgtatgtataaCAATTATACAACTTAAGTTTAGCGATAAAAATGTGTTgtaattttacaaaaaatattgaataaaacatagtaattaatattcttatggttttatttctttttaataattttttggatAGCATCAgatgataatttaaatattttattttttgtctttttatcacattttctaatttttttaatgtctTTAATTACAGTCATATTTCCTACTTTTAATTCTCCTTCTAATTTTTGAGCTTTCTTTTGTTcccttttaattttatttttttttcttctatcACTAATTTCTTctagcatttttttttctaaagtATTTCctgcttttatttttttctttaatctATCGTTTtgtagtttttttttcaatttactttttttatttattgattT
It encodes the following:
- a CDS encoding 40S ribosomal protein S8e, putative, whose protein sequence is MHIFVYFLKQMGISRDGRHKLRLTGGKKKIHKKKRKYELGRPPSNTKLGSRQVHVVRGRGKNYKYRAIKLDSGSFSWPAFGISKMTRIIDVVYNASNNELVRTKTLVKNCIVLIDSHPFTAWYENTFGVTLGKKKKSKEEEGKEEENTEEQKEETNEEEKDKKTYPVIKKIGKAKQIDPALLEQFKQGRVLACISSRPGQCGKADGYIIEGDELLFYKRKMDKKKRS